GAGGAGCCTGCATTGAGATGGCAGCCTGTGCGTGGATTGCAGGTACACTCGTTGGTGTCTCGCACATTGGAGGAacttttgccatcaccttctgctccaaCAAGATTGATCAGTTCTTCTGTGAAGTTCCCCAGATTCTCAAACTCTCTTGTTCTGATATGTACCTAATTGAGGTTGGCATTATTGCAGCTTGCACTTTCCTTGCACTCGGATGCTTCATCTTCATCACCGTCACCtacatgcagatttttaaagcagTGCTCAAAATCCCTTCTGTTCATGGTCAGAGAAAGGCCTTCTCCACATGCATTCCCCACCTCACCGTGGTGTCTTTGCTTGTATTTAGTGGTGTTTTTGCTTACATGAGGCCTCAGAGTAACAGTTCAGCTGAGGAGAATGTTCTTTTTGCCTTCGTTTATGCTGTTCTGCCTCCTTTGCTCAACCCGTTCATCTATagcatgagaaacaaagaaataaagagtGCCTTATTGAAgctatctggattgggaaattcttctAAAACAATTACAGGTAAAGCTTCTCTGCAAAAGTGGAGTTGAATAATCTTGTGcagaagttttctttttttaacctcaGTTGTAAAGTCCTAGAGAGATTAGGTTGAATTTTTGGAGCACTTCAGAAGGTCCATATAATTGTATCATATTGTATCATATAAATGATGTTTTTTGAATTACAAGTGATGGAGTCTCTAACACAACCGAATGTGTGACTCTTTAACAATCCTGAGTGGAAGCACCCGTGTTTCACTTGAGAGTGAATCGGCGACATGTAATTAATTTCAATTCAGATTTGTTATTGGCGACTCAAAGGAACGAACCTTATGACATTTTGAGCTGTTGCCTAAGTGATATGATGAAATTATTAATGTGATAAGTCTTCCATACATCAAGGTATGTTATGACTGCAAAGTATGTAAGAATTTCTGTTTTATTGAAATTTCTGGTCAGTATATGATTATGTACCTTAACTATAACTTATGTAAGAGTAAGGCGGACTTCGGTTTTATCCACCCTTCCTTGCCTTCTTTTTCGGGGACAGAATTGGGAATGTATGGTTTCTGCCacatcttattgtcttttatgtctgtggttttaaggggtattttattggggtcttTATATAGATGCTTGTAACTTGCCATGAGCcattgagagtggtgggtaaaaaaatctaatacataaatacataaatacataaacaaacaaacaaacaaataaataaataaatcactgtggAAGCTCCTGGAAAATGGATTTATTACCCAGGACCCCATTTGGATTACTTGTgatattgaaataaataatttagaGACTACTTTGAGTCTGGAAGAATGTATTCAACAGCCATCCAATCTCCTTTATCTTCCTGTCAAGGCTTTGTGAGGAATCGTCAGTTCTTTTTGACACCTGGGAGGTGGCGACTGGGTGGGAACCCACTGGgtgtccgcctctgttgggtgtCCACTGCCACCTGGAAATATAAGTCCACCATCCAGCTCTTCATCCACCCAGCCCCTTTTGGGTGACCCCTAACATGGGGAGGCCAGTGTACAAGATTGGCCACCCTGAACAGACCCTCTCCATGCTTCCAACCTGCAGGCTGTGACAGCTAAACAATAAATATTCCCAAATAACCAAAAGTCTTACGACACTAAAATGCTTTTAACTTTCTGAccttagggagggagggtgggagacttctccaggtgacaaaggggCGAAAGGAGTCCTGTCCCAACTAGGCAGCTCCTTATAAGGGTGCCTGGCCTGGCCCTTCCCCTTATCGCCTTCACACCCCTGGGGATGTCAGGGCTGGGATTCCAAGGCTCCTTTCTGTGCCCTTCACTGGCACTTAACGCCACATTTCAGCAAATAGCCCCTCGCTGAGTCTcagagggaaaaaaaaatgggaaataCATATTTTTCCAACTgttctctgaatgtcttttgtgcatggtccaaaa
The Paroedura picta isolate Pp20150507F chromosome 16, Ppicta_v3.0, whole genome shotgun sequence genome window above contains:
- the LOC143825262 gene encoding olfactory receptor 14A16-like, yielding MSNLTSPSEFLLMEFSNIRELQIVHFSAFLAVYLTAITGNLLVIIAIAFDHHLHTPMYFFLVNLALMDISMVSVIVPKSVANSVLHTRSISYPTCVTQVFFVCFLEGSVLAILTIMAHDRYVAICNPLQYEIIMHRGACIEMAACAWIAGTLVGVSHIGGTFAITFCSNKIDQFFCEVPQILKLSCSDMYLIEVGIIAACTFLALGCFIFITVTYMQIFKAVLKIPSVHGQRKAFSTCIPHLTVVSLLVFSGVFAYMRPQSNSSAEENVLFAFVYAVLPPLLNPFIYSMRNKEIKSALLKLSGLGNSSKTITGKASLQKWS